cttagtgtccaaaagattaggtcgggttactgggtttatggggatagggtggaggcttgggcttaagtagggtgctctttccaagggcctctgCAGACTTGAACGGCCTTCTtacacactgtaaattctatgatcacagcACATTCCAGTGCTATGGGACACCCTCGGCAAAATTAACACTATTCCCCACTCACACTGTTCTTACAATCAAACCCATCCCGAAAAAAAAGTTTTCTGTTTGTTGATCAGCTTTTAAAAGTTATGACTATTTATTTTGGAATTACCTTTTTTGAAGTTACCCCATTTTCCATTTTTGATGCAAAAGACTGACTCAAAACGTAGAGACAAAAtgtcagaaaaaaaaaacacagactgAAGCAAGAACATGAGGATGCACAGGTTCCGACGAAGCCTATTCTGGGCCATTTGACTAGTCCCAGTAGCTGGGAAATATATCCCATGATACCCATCATGCCCATCCACATTTTCCCATATACCTATGCAGTTCACTCTTCGACTCCCTCTCTGGCAATCCATTTCACCCATTCACCATGAGCAGAAAGTGAACTCATCCAAACTCCACTCTTCTGAGTTTGAGACTGCAACCCTGCACATTTCTAGCTGCCCAAGGCCTATGATTAGGTAATGAAATTGACATTCTTACCCGTTTAGATCGCCAGCATCTACAATACACAGCTTTATCTCCCAGGTCTTCCACATCGAATGCATGCACTACTTTAGGGGTATCCTTCTGGATGTCTAGATTAACCAATGACTTGCGGCATTTGTCTTTGGAGTATAAAGTTCTGTAGGCTATGTAACCAACAGCAGCTGCTCCAATGGTCAGTGAAATCGCTGCAGCCCATTCTGTTTCAGCAAAGAACAAAGGGACACAAATATAATATTTGGATGAAATAAAATATATGAATTATGCCAAATCACAGGGAGCTTGGCTCTTTACATTTACATACAATGGTAGCAGGAAGTGAAAAAGTACACAACTAGCGACAATGAACTGAGTAATCAAGAAATAAAAatcaaatgctggaaaaactcagctggtctgacagcatctgtggagagagaaacaaagttaatgtttcgcAATCGATATGACTGAATTTCTTTGGAACTGATCTGCCCCTCTTCAGTTCCAAAGAAAAGTCATATTCctttccatagatgctgtcagacccttCAGAGTTTTTCTAGCACTTTGTTTCTATTTCAAATCTCCAGCGTCTGCAGTACTTTACTTTTATCTAAGTGAGTAACAAAGAACATCACTGCATTCTGTAGGCTACAAAATCCATGTGGTGATATGGAGTGAACAAATTCTTTTGCTACGGAAAGGCAACATAAAAGTGTGCATTGTAACCAGATGAACATAAGCACAGATGTACCAGAACATTACTTGTCTTAATAGCAATCAATCAGTAATCTCATGAGTAATCATTCTCTCGCAAAGCCGTGCTCATCATACAAGTTGAGGCATCACGGGTTATAATTAAAATTTTACTTTTTAACCAACCGTAGTGCAGGCAAGTAATAAATACCCCTTGGAATCACATGTGAATGATCTGGAAGCAACTTTTGTTCATTAAATGAACACCAAAGACATTGCCCAGTATGATTATTAGTTTGTCAAGACAGGTTCTGTAAATTTCATTgatcaagatttttttttaaaaacatagaagTAAACAAAACAAAGacatgactgcacaatgctcgaTTGAGAACCCAGGAagcttttcttaaaaaaaataataaatttttaCTTAGGACACATCAGCCTAAGCGATCCCAACTCTGTCCATAGAAAACCTGAAAGGCTGTGAAATTATTGAATGCTGCTATCCAATGCAGAATAATTACTGACCTTCACCTTCTACCCACACAAAGCAGAGTGCACACAGAACCTATACAAAGGCTAATGATGACCGCAAAACTATTACCGTTTCTGGTTGTTactctgagatgaagaggaactacttcttgaagagggatggtgaatttgtggaactcgctgccccatagtgcagtggaatctgagtcattaaatggtttcaagaagaagttagatagttttttgattggggcggcacagtggcacactggttagcactgctgcctcacagcgctgcggaccagagttcgatcccggccccctgtccgtgtggagtttgcacattcttcccgtttgcatgggtctcatccccacaatccaaaagaggtgcagggtaggtgaactgcccatgctaaattgccctttaattaacTAAGAttaattttgattttaaaaatgggttaaagggatatgggaacaggtaaggaggtggatttgagaccaggaatagatcagccatgatctgattgaatgacggagcaggctcgaagggctgaattgcctacttctgctcccaattcCTATGTTCCACAGTATTACTCCACTGAACTTGACAGCAACTTAGTGACTTTGTACATGAGCAGGATAATGGGACAATCCAGTAGTTGCTGTCCTCCTTTCCTCCTCTAATGGCTGCACAGTTGAGGTCCCACAGAGCAATATCTAAGCATTCAGTAAATTCATGAAAACCCCCACTTTTACACTGTGATCTCGTGCTGTAAGGACCTCTGTAAAGGTTACTTAAGCCTTGTGTAATGATATGTAATTGGATTTTTAAGTGGCTTCATAACTACTTGGAAATTCAATCTATGATTTATTTTGATATCTGAAAATTTAAAGTATTGTCAATGCTTTTAACTttctggtttgctgtctgtgagaatacttcaatgAGATTGACCGTTCACCCTGATGCTGACATCAACTTGCTTGATGACAGATTGTAAATGTTGACAGGAAAGAGAGGTGCAGAGATTTCCAGAGCTTAGTGAGCAGCTTTCTTTGAGGAAGAAAATTGCTTCATGCAGACCAAAGAATCCAGCATGTGTTTATTCTAAGGCTTCTAATCTATTCGTTATCAGCAAAAGGAGCAATCAACGTCAAACAATTCACAGTATTTTAACCagcaatggcagcacggtggcgcagtggttagcatggctgcctctgcgctgaggacccgggtttgatcccggccctggatcactgtacgtgtggagtttgcacattctccccgtgtctgcgtgggtttcacccccacaacccaaagatgtgctggcaaggtggattggccacgttaaattgccccttaattggggaaaaaataataattgggtactctaaatttatttttaaaatatattttagcaATTAATTAATGAAAGACTCAGTATGTCAGGTCAGGTGGGGCTTCTCCAAAGGACAAAAATTGGGATTTTAAAATAACAatcaggcatttaaaaaaaattctttcatggtatgcaagtgtcgctggctgggccagcattctttGTCCAGCCCCAATTGTCCTCGAGTGGGGGCAGTTaagattgctgtggatctggtgtcacatgtaggccagatgaggcaaggctggcagattttcttccctaaatgacattagtaaaccagatgggtttttacaacattcgaccgatggcttcatggtcatcagcagatttttaattccagattttaaaaataaatattcaaatttcaccatctgtcgtagtgggatttgaacccgcggccccagagcattactctgggtcactggattattagtccagtgaaaataccacgatatcacctcctccccattgtcattttgCTGGTGTTCTGCCCACAAACTAATAGTTTCAAACTAAGCATGGAGGAATTTAAACTTAAAAATATCTGGACCACCAGTCCAGTATCATAAACACCTAGCTCTAGTTTGACTTATCTTGTTCCCATGAAAACATAGGAACGGGAGATgtgttggcccctcgagcctgtccaccTTTCTATTGGACCATTTCAGCTTCATTTATCTGCCATTAATCCAAATCCCTTGACACGGTTACCCCAACAAATAGCTGTAAGCTTCAAACTTGAACATTTCAACTGACCCCACATTTCCATATTCGTGGTTGGCCATGTGATGGAAGGAAACTTGAAACCTCCACAATCACGATTCATAGCTCCAGACTGCAAATGCATGTGTACAGTGCCTTTTGTACAGCAGCTCAAATTTCCCAAGTGAATTGTAATACACACCACTCTATCCAGTCTTTTCATTATTTTATTATAAGGATCACCCATCACCCTTCTACACTCAAGGAAAACTCAGGCTGACGCAACAGGTCCTCAGAACTGAACCCTTTTATCGTCCTGATGAATGTGTTGTAACTCCTCCCAGGCCTTCTTCATGGGTGGTGACCAAAATTGAATGTGGTACTCCGCATGGATTATTTTAATCCTTTCATGgcttgtgggtgtcactggctaggtcagcatttatttccgatccctaattacccttgagaaggtgatggtgagctgcctccttgtaCCACTGCATGcacaaccacagtgctgtccaaTAAAGGTTTTGCATAACTGAGGCAAAACATCCTCTCCTTCACATTCCAACACCTTGAGATAAAGTCCAAAGTCCCTTCAACCTTTTTGGTAGCTTCTTCTAAAAACTGGACAGGACAGAAAGAACTTTTCTAAAGATGCCATGGAACTTTTAAATCAACGTTCACCCAAGAGACCAGACAGTCCACAACTTAACACCCCgttcaaaagacagcacctccaatacTACACTACTTCCATAAACACAAATTCCAGCCTGCGGTTGTGGGCTTGAATTCTCAATCTTCTGAATTAGAGACAAGAGTGCTACAGGCAAACTCAGTGTTAATTCAGTTAATAATTAACAAGTACATTTATTAACTGTAGATTCCTAGAGACTGATTGATAGAATATTGATAAATTATAGTAACGTAAAACATTACTTTATGTAAATATGTAATGAATTCATAAGAGCTGATATGAAGTAGGCATCTTACTTTGACTGAACAGCAAGTGCACAGGTCCATTTACACGTCATACTTAAACTTCAACAACTTTTAAACTAAAGTGACAAACTCCTAGGAATAACCTTGTTATTAAAAGGTGCCAGTGGAAAAGTTGCGCCAAGGTCATTGATTCCAGTTCATGCCAGAGTCATTCTGAAACCACTTGAGCTTTGGAAGCAAAGGCAAACAAAATGACAGAGAGGTACAAAACCTTAACAAAGCCCAAGAAGGCATACTGAGCAGCCTGCTATGGCCTCAGCGAAAGAACGTTTGACACACTATGTTACTCTTGTTGAATTTCACTTACTAATGTAGTTGGACATACAACTGTTTGTAAATGCAGTAGTGCTCCGTAGGCAATGCAAGTTACTTGCACTAATGTGGAGCAA
The sequence above is drawn from the Scyliorhinus canicula chromosome 16, sScyCan1.1, whole genome shotgun sequence genome and encodes:
- the cisd1 gene encoding CDGSH iron-sulfur domain-containing protein 1 produces the protein MSKVGNPQSVRAMGSSSTMKEWAAAISLTIGAAAVGYIAYRTLYSKDKCRKSLVNLDIQKDTPKVVHAFDVEDLGDKAVYCRCWRSKRFPMCDGSHTKHNEETGDNVGPLIIKKREA